In Papaver somniferum cultivar HN1 chromosome 1, ASM357369v1, whole genome shotgun sequence, a genomic segment contains:
- the LOC113333492 gene encoding uncharacterized protein LOC113333492, with protein sequence MCKGNQPNEDVKHEFLHHNRMMISRMNRKAKMTEKSLEIFDVFISWGRTMNVTIITRNGEFTMEIGFSESVLEIKRRIEQGLGIEVSTQILTVYGLELIDGLDMGDYPIIVEGTRIDLNIMKKELVIEIDPNRIQIVLTISKRKTIIEVDRTETVASLKEKIHGIDGSPIKRTVLSFSGIEMNENYRSLCEYGICQGSEVSVFYRNVNHPTRSDQPSARRLSLVVQTTSVLNSARIPLEMFESNTTREIRRVLLDGKVLPQDDYFFIHKQRIMQDDCSLRWHGVEDGDFLYVFKGTVSREY encoded by the exons ATGTGTAAAGGAAACCAACCAAATGAAGATGTCAAGCATGAGTTCCTCCACCATAACAGAATGATGATTTCCAGAATGAACAGAAAGGCAAAAATG ACTGAAAAGTCACTGGAGATATTTGACGTTTTCATTTCTTGGGGAAGGACCATGAATGTCACTATCATCACAAGAAACGGCGAATTCACGATGGAGATTGGTTTCAGCGAGTCTGTTCTTGAAATAAAACGGCGAATCGAACAAGGCTTGGGTATTGAAGTATCTACACAAATTCTAACAGTATACGGGTTGGAACTAATTGATGGACTTGATATGGGAGATTATCCAATTATTGTGGAAGGAACAAGGATTGATCTTAACATCATGAAAAAAGAACTTGTTATCGAAATTGATCCTAATAGAATACAAATTGTTCTTACGATATCAAAACGGAAAACAATAATTGAAGTTGATAGAACTGAAACAGTTGCAAGTTTGAAAGAGAAAATCCATGGAATTGACGGAAGTCCCATCAAAAGAACAGTACTTAGCTTTAGTGGAATCGAGATGAATGAAAACTATCGAAGTTTATGCGAGTATGGGATATGCCAAGGATCTGAAGTGTCCGTGTTTTATAGAAATGTGAATCACCCAACAAGAAGCGATCAACCTTCGGCGAGAAGATTGAGTTTGGTAGTTCAGACAACCTCTGTACTTAATTCCGCCAGAATTCCTTTGGAAATGTTCGAATCAAATACAACTAGAGAGATTAGACGGGTTTTATTAGATGGAAAAGTTCTTCCTCAGGATGACtattttttcattcacaaacagaGAATCATGCAGGACGACTGTAGTCTCCGTTGGCATGGTGTTGAGGATGGGGATTTTTTGTACGTTTTTAAAGGAACTGTTAGCCGTGAATACTGA